TTACGAGTCGCTGGAGCTTTATTTCTCCGAAGACGGGCTTATTGAGACCGGAAATGCAACGTATACTTCAAAAGTCATTTCCGGCTCCACTGGCTTTTTTGGAAAAAAATATAAAGTCTTTGAAGATGGATTGATCACGGAAAATCTGGTTAGCTATGGAAGCCGGGATCTCCAACAGGGGAATGATTACGATCTTGGGAACGGCTATAGACTGGTACTGCTCGGGATAAACGATGAATCTGCTCTTCTTGAACTCCAGAAAGACTTTCTCCCCGTTACCAGCAAATCCGTTGATGAGGGCTCAAAATTTAATTTTACAGCCACAATAAACGGGAATAAGTATGTGATTCTTGAAGGAACTCTAGACAGGGTTTTCAACAGTAAGGATCCGGTTGTAAGTCTTGTAAGCGTAAACCAGTATTCGACTGCACCTATTGAAATCAAAGTTGGGGACCAGTATGGCAATTTTGAGGTCACAGAGGTTACAGATGATAAAATAGAACTGAAAAATAGAGTGCCTATAAGGATGAACCCCGGAGATTACGTAACAATTCTTGAAAATTTGATTGATTTCAGAGTGGCTGATAATGTCTATAAGGCATGTTCTTACAATATGACTAAAGATGTTATTAACTCATATAAGATAAAAGGAGCCTCTTTAACTGTAAACCGCTCGGATTCTTCTCCGGATTCCTGTGTATGGACAGCCGACTCTTTTGGTATGCTTTATTATGATCTTGAAAACGATTTCAGTACTGAAAGACTTGAACTCAACCTTGATGACGAAATAGACTGGATCCCGGAAGGTGGTCTGGTTTATGAATCTTCACCTGTCAGGGTTCCATACAAAAATCCAGAGATGAAGGATTATGGAGAAAATGCTTATAATGGCGGATATTCTGTGCTTGGATGGGATGGGGAGAAGTATGCATATCTTGGAGACAATCAGGGAATTGTAAATATCCTTATGGATGATGATAATGACAGACGTCTCTATTCCGGTGAAGAATGGGATCTTGGAGAAGGGTATACCCTGAGAGTAGATGATATAAAGTCGGATAGAGTCTACCTGACAGTTTTGAGAAATAATGTTGCGGTTTACTCAAGCATAATCTCTCCAGGAAATTCGGCTGATATTGGTACACATACTCTCTTGTATAGAAAAAATGTAAATGGTGTTGAAATCCCCCTATTTTCCGTATATGTGGATAATGTCCTGGAAGGAAGCGGAAACTCATGTGTAAGCCTGAAATATCCTCTACACTTTTCTGAAAGCCCTCTTGAAATAAATGTCGGGGAAACATTCGGCTCACTTACGGTCGTTGAAACTTATCCTAATATCCGGCTTGAAAATAAAAATACTCTTAATTTTGGCTCGGACCTCAAAGTCACAGAAGAAATCCATCTTGGCTCCTTTGAAAAGACGACAGGAGGAAAACTCAGTGTTACCTTTTTCCCCTTCATGAATAAGGTGGAAAAGGTGGATTCTGTTCTTCCTACAACCACCCAGCGGTCTATTCCGGTTATGAGCCTTGAAGAATACCTTATCGGAAACTGAAAGATGTTGAGGTTAAATCATGAGAAACCATAACTTTACTGTCTACCCTTTTACTGCAATAGTCGGGCAGGAAAAAATGAAGAAAGCTCTTATCCTGAACGCTATTAATCCAAAAGTAGGAGGAGTTCTGATTAGAGGTGAAAAAGGTACTGCTAAATCAACGGCAGTCAGAGCTCTAGCCAATCTCCTTCCTGAAATCGAGGTAGTTCAAGGCTGTAAATTCCACTGCAATCCCCATGATATAAGCACAATGTGTGAGGAATGCCTTGAAAAAGTTAAATCAAGAACTCTTAATATTTCTTTTGAGAAAATGAAAGTTATTGATCTGCCTGTAAGCGCTACCGAAGACCGGGTTGTAGGAACTCTTGATATCGAGCATGCAATCAAGAAAGGGGAAAAACGCTTTGAACCCGGGGTACTTGCTTATGCACACAGGGGTATTCTGTATGTAGATGAAATTAATCTTCTGGATGATCATCTTGTAGATGTGCTCCTTGACTCTGCAGCAATGGGAGTAAATACTATTGAAAGAGAAGGGATCTCCTATTCTCACCCTGCGAGTTTTGTGCTTGTAGGCACCATGAACCCTGAAGAAGGGGAACTTCGACCTCAGTTGCTTGATCGTTTCGGTTTATGCGTAGATATAAAGGGAATCAGGGATGTAGCCCAAAGAGTGGAACTCATCAAGTACAGACTTAGCTATGAGGCTGACCCTGAGACTTTTGCAGCAAGCTGGCAGGCTGCAGAGTCTGAACTCCGTGTACAGATTCTTCTGGCGCAGAAATTGCTTTCTGATGTGAAGATCTCGGACAGCATGCTTGAACTGGTCAGTCAGATCTGTGTCGATATGGGGGTAGACGGACATAGAGCGGATATTACGATGATGAAAACCTCAATTACGCTTGCAGCTTTCAATGGGAGGACTGAGGTGCTTGAAGAGGATGTGAAAGAGGCTGCGGAATTAGTCCTCCCACATCGTATGCGCAGAAAACCTTTTGATAACCCTTCCGAAAAGCAGGATAAATTGAATGAGAGTATCGAAAAACAGAGGGAAAAGCAAAAGAAAAACGAACAGAAAAAAAAAGAACATAAAGAACATTCAGAGAAAGCACATACTCAGCCCGAAGAGCAGAAGTCCGATTCCACGCAGGATGTTGCCGGAGAACAACCTGATGCTTCCTCAGAAACAATTTTTGCAACAGGAGAAAGTTATCAAATAAAACAATTGTCACCCGATTTTCGTAGAAATAAGCGAAAAGGATCTGGTCGACGCAGCAAAACTTTGACGAAATCCAAACAGGGCAAGTATATAAAGAGCAAAATTCCCAAGGGAAAAACCACAGATCTTGCTTTTGATGCCACTTTGAGGGCAGCCGCTCCTTATCAGTTTACGCGGGGAAAAAACGGTAATTCCATAATAATTCATGATTCCGATTTCAGAAAGAAGGTCAGAGAGAAAAAGATCGGTAACCTTGTTCTTTTTGTGGTAGATGCCAGCGGTTCCATGGGGGCTCAGCAGCGGATGGTAGCCTCCAAAGGTGCAGTTCTTTCAATGCTGATGGATGCTTACCAGAAACGTGACAAAGTTGGACTTATTGCTTTTAAAGGGGCAGGGGCAGAGCTGATACTGCCGCCAACCTCCAGTGTGGAAATAGCACAAAAATATCTGGAGAAACTTCCGACCGGAGGAAAGACTCCTCTTCCTCATGGGTTAATGAAAGGCTATGAAACCATAAAGGCAGAACTCCGCCGCGATCCAGATACCTGTCCGTTTATGGTTCTTATTTCTGACGGGAAGGCAAATGTCAGTATGTATGGGGAGCCACCCCTCCAGGAAACAAAAAAAATAGCTTCCATGTTCAGAGAGGAATGTATACAATCGGCAGTTATTGATACAGAAAGCAGCATGATTAAGTTCGGGCTTGCCAGGGAAATTTCCAATTCTCTTGGAGCCCGATATCTTGCACTTGAGGACTTAAAGACAGATTCCATAGTTGAAGCTGTTCGGGCTTCAGCCCCATTCGAGTTTTCATTTCCCTCAGGCAGCTTTTCAATTTGAAGGTCTTCCTGCCTGTACTCTTTGATTCTACAGGCTTCCTCGAAGATAATATATCTGTTTTTTTTCAAAATACAACAAAAGCTATATGTCTATCTAAAACCGTAAACCATGCCTATGGATTTCCAGATCTTGGATGCAGATTATGAAGTTATTAATGACAGCAACCCCGTCATCCGCCTCTTTGGCAGAGGGGCGGACGGGAAGAGCGTTTGCTGTTTTGTACCTGATTTTGAGCCTTATTTTTATCTCAAGGCTTCTGGAGACCTTCACGCCGTAGCCAGGCTTATCAAAGATACTTTTGCTCAAGTTAAAAAAGTCGAGATTGTTGAAAAATTCGAGCCCATTGGGTATCAGAAAACAAAAAAAGAGATGCTCAGAGTCACCACCCACCTTCCCAGAGACGTGCCCGAGATAAGGGGCGATATCCTCAAGCTCCAGGAAGTGATGCGGGCTGAGGGCAAATGGGAAGTCTATGAAACTGACATTCTCTTCAGAAATCGTTTTTTAATCGATAAGAACCTTGGAGGTATGGTCTGGTTATCCGCAGAAGGAGACCCGATTGACCCTGTAAAATATTTCCGTAGAAGCACCTCAGGCAGCTCCCGCTGCGAAAATTTCGCATGTGATTCTTCAATCCTTGCATCCGGGTTTAAAAAGGTTGAAAACTTTACAATTGCCCCTCTGAAGTATCTTTCTTTTGACATAGAGTGTCTGCCTCTTGATGGTGGAATGCCTTCCCCGGATGTTTCACCTATAGTTATGATCAGTTTCTCCTTCGAGCCAGAATACAGAGGGCATAAAACGCTTGTGCTTCTGGCAAGACCTGCGGAAGGCATAAATTCTGATGTTCTTCCCTGCAAAGACGAAACTGAGATGCTAAATCGATTTTTCGAAATCTTCTGCGAATACGACCCTGATATTGTAGCAGGCTATAACCATCAGGATTTCGATATTCCTTACATAACGGACAGAGTCCGGGCTCTGGTTGCACAGGGGAAAGCAATAAATCCTGTTGTCGGCAGAGATGGCAGCAAAATAAGCTACAGGCGATTCGGGCTTCTCACCCGTACTGAAATGAAAGGCCGCGTGGTTGTTGATGCGCTTCCTCTTGTAAGAAGAGCTTTCAGTCTCAAGCAATACACCCTGCGTGCGGTCTCAAAGGAACTTTTGAACCGTGAAAAGCTGGACGTACCCCCTCTTGAGATGGAAGAATACTGGTTTGATACAGGGGAAAAATTCAGAAAATTCGTCGATTATGCACGCAGGGATGCCGAACTGGCTCTCGAACTTATCCTTAATTTGAGGCTCCTTGACAAGTATATAGCTCTTGCCCAGGTAAGCGGAAGCCTGCTTCAGGAAATCGTTGATGGCGGTCAGACTTCGATGGTTGAGACCCTGCTTCTCAGAGAGTTCGGGCTCCGCGACCGTGTTCTCCTCCCCAAACCCGATGATGGGGTTTCGGCTGAGCGTTATGAAATGAGTTCCGACCTTAAAGGCGGAGAAGTCCTGGAACCCAAAAAAGGACTTCTGGAAAATGTGCTTCTTCTTGACTACAAGTCCCTTTACCCAACTATAATGATGGCGCATAACCTGTGTTATAGTACAGTAGTTACAGGTGACACACCTGATGGGGCAACTATCAAACCTCCATCAGGAGGGGAGTTCGTGCCTCCTGACGTTTACAAAGGCATCGTGCCTTCTATCCTTGAGGATCTGCTTAACCAGAGATCGCTGACAAAGCAAAGAATGAGAAGTACTTCTGATGAAAACGAGTATCGAGTACTTGATGCTACTCAACTCGCCGTAAAAATTCTACTAAATAGCTTTTACGGTTATTCCGGATATGCCCGGGCAAGGCTCTACAACTTGACGCTTGCAAACGCTGTAACCAGTTTCGGCAGAAGCAATATCCTGAACACCCGGGAAATTATCAACAACACTATAAGAAAAATCGTGCTCAGGAGTGGAGCAGCTCTACTCCTTGACGAAGCTGGAGAACTCTCTCCTCATGATAAGGTAGTTGAGTTGTCGGTTGCCTACGGAGATACGGATAGTGTTTTTGTCCACTGTCAATCCACAATGGATCTCTCGCTTGAGGAGGTTAGCCTTGTAGGTAACAGGCTTTCAGATATCGTTTCTGCTTCCCTGCCTGACCCAATGGAGCTTGAGTTTGAATCCATTGCGAAACGTGCTCTCCTTATAGCAAAGAAACGCTATGCTCTCTGGCTCTTTGAACCCAGGAACTCTGGTTGGGAAGATAAGATTAAGGTCAAAGGCATGGAAACAGTCCGAAGAGACTGGTGCGAACTGACCTCGGTAACCCTCAACAGGGTTCTTGAGCTTGTGCTTATAGAAGGTAATGTCGACCGGGCTGTAGAGCATGTCCGCAAGGTGGTTAACAATGTCAGGAACCTTGACCCTGCAAAAGACTCCGAGATTATCGAAAGCCTTATTCTCACACGCACCCTTACCCGGAAATCGGAGAGTTACAAGAACAAGCAGCCTCACCTTACAGTCGCGGAGAAGCTGAAGGAACGGACCGGTGTCATGCCTTCGATAGGAACCAGGATACCTTTTGTCATTACTGCCGGAAAAGGGCTATTTGTAGATAGGGCTGAAGACCCGGACTATGTCAGGGAACACAATATCCCGATAGATGTCGATTACTATATTAAGAAACAGATACTCCCCCCTGTAGAACGTATCCTGGAAGTTTTCGGGGTTAAGCTTTCTTCACTTGACTTTGATTCCAAGCAAAAAGGACTATTTGACTTTGAAGCTAAGAAACCTGAAGTAAAGAAGCAGGAAAAGCCTCGTCCCAAAAAGGAAAATAATGAGAAGCCTAAGGAGCAAAATTTATTTAAGGAGAATGGGCGTGCAGAACAGAGCTCCCTTTTCGATTTTTGAGCCTGCTACATTTCCTGTTCCTAGTTTTTTAAAAATAGCTTGAACTTTCCTGATCATTTATATTTTAATTATCTAAACATTTGGCACGATCCTTAATTTTTTACCTCCGTTCCCAGCTTTCTCAGACTTTGAATTCTTTGAGAGTTCCTTCTAAGGTTTTAACCTGTTTCCTGCCTGTCACTGGATTTTTATGCCGCAGTTTCTTCACGCAATTTTTTCCTTTTGTCTATATTTTATATTGTACACATATATTACACAACTTTATTCTATATTTCTGAGCTGTATATACCTCTCTATAACATATAAGGCGAATCTTTATATATTTCTCTCTTTTATTGTGAATTGTAATGGTACCAGGTTAGTTAGATTTAAATTACTGACTCATCACTTCCAGGTGGAGTACCCCAAAATGGTAAACAGATTAAAAAGTTACATAATCTTTACATTATTTGTGCTCGGATTTGTTTTTCTAGGAGCTGGCTGTATTGGAAACGAAAGCAGTAAAGATTCTGCGAAGGAAACATCCTCAGGGAGAGCGGGATCACAGGAAATTTCTCTGAAAGGCTCCGATACGGTTTTGCCTCTTGCACAGGCTGAAGCTGAAGAATTCATGAATGAAAACCCCGGTAAAAGTGTGACAGTGACCGGCGGCGGATCCGGTGTTGGAATTACAGCGCTTATTGACGGTGAGGTGGATATCGCTACTGCATCCAGAGAGATGAGAAACGAAGAAGTAGAATATGCCAGAGTAAACGGAATCAACCCTGTAGAACATGCTATTGCTTATGATGGAATCTCAGTAATTGTAAACCCGCAAAATCCTGTTTCTGAACTTACCTTTGGTCAATTACGCGGCATTTATAACGGAAGCGTAACAAACTGGAAGGAGGTAGGCGGTGAGGATAGACCTATTGTAGCCATCTCCAGAGATAGCAGTTCCGGAACTTACGAGTATTTCAAAGAAGAAGTTCTGCTTGGGGATGAATTCCGCCCTGATGCGCTTACACAACCGGCTACAGGAGTAATCATAGGTGAGGTCTCTCAAAACCCTAATGCAGTCGGATACATAGGCGTTGCGTATCTTGATAAAAGCGTAAAGGGCTTAAACCTGGATGGAGGGAACGGCTCTGTGCCTCCAACTCCTGAGAATATTATCAGTGGCGCATACCCACTTTCAAGGCCTCTGTATTTCTACACTAATGGAGAACCTTCTGGACTCACAAAGGAATTTATTGATTTTGTGATGAGCGAGAAGGGACAGAACCTGATAAGTGAGGTAGGATACTTCCCGATAAATCGGTAAAGTCTGAAAAGGGACATTTTCAGGAGAAATTATGCTTAGCAGGAATTATAGAGAAAAAGGGATTGAATCTGTGCTTTTCATAATAAGCACCCTTACGGTCGCAATCCTTTTTCTCATATGCTTATTTCTATTCAGGGATGGTTTACTTCTTTTTAAAGAAACATCTCTTCTTAATTTTCTCACAGGCAAATTCTGGTACCCAACATCTGTAAACGAGCAATTCGGGCTGGTGCCTCTATTTCTGGGCTCCCTTCTTGTGACTTTCGGAGCAATTTTATTTTCAGTTCCTCTGGGAATTGCTTCTGCGATATATATCTCTGAGATTGCACACCCGAAAGTTGCTGATTTTCTAAAGCCTTTTATTGAGATTCTGGCAGGTATTCCTTCTGTTGTTTATGGCTTCTTCGGACTTGTTGTGCTGGTCCCTCTTA
This region of Methanosarcina flavescens genomic DNA includes:
- a CDS encoding DNA-directed DNA polymerase; this encodes MPMDFQILDADYEVINDSNPVIRLFGRGADGKSVCCFVPDFEPYFYLKASGDLHAVARLIKDTFAQVKKVEIVEKFEPIGYQKTKKEMLRVTTHLPRDVPEIRGDILKLQEVMRAEGKWEVYETDILFRNRFLIDKNLGGMVWLSAEGDPIDPVKYFRRSTSGSSRCENFACDSSILASGFKKVENFTIAPLKYLSFDIECLPLDGGMPSPDVSPIVMISFSFEPEYRGHKTLVLLARPAEGINSDVLPCKDETEMLNRFFEIFCEYDPDIVAGYNHQDFDIPYITDRVRALVAQGKAINPVVGRDGSKISYRRFGLLTRTEMKGRVVVDALPLVRRAFSLKQYTLRAVSKELLNREKLDVPPLEMEEYWFDTGEKFRKFVDYARRDAELALELILNLRLLDKYIALAQVSGSLLQEIVDGGQTSMVETLLLREFGLRDRVLLPKPDDGVSAERYEMSSDLKGGEVLEPKKGLLENVLLLDYKSLYPTIMMAHNLCYSTVVTGDTPDGATIKPPSGGEFVPPDVYKGIVPSILEDLLNQRSLTKQRMRSTSDENEYRVLDATQLAVKILLNSFYGYSGYARARLYNLTLANAVTSFGRSNILNTREIINNTIRKIVLRSGAALLLDEAGELSPHDKVVELSVAYGDTDSVFVHCQSTMDLSLEEVSLVGNRLSDIVSASLPDPMELEFESIAKRALLIAKKRYALWLFEPRNSGWEDKIKVKGMETVRRDWCELTSVTLNRVLELVLIEGNVDRAVEHVRKVVNNVRNLDPAKDSEIIESLILTRTLTRKSESYKNKQPHLTVAEKLKERTGVMPSIGTRIPFVITAGKGLFVDRAEDPDYVREHNIPIDVDYYIKKQILPPVERILEVFGVKLSSLDFDSKQKGLFDFEAKKPEVKKQEKPRPKKENNEKPKEQNLFKENGRAEQSSLFDF
- a CDS encoding PstS family phosphate ABC transporter substrate-binding protein — its product is MVNRLKSYIIFTLFVLGFVFLGAGCIGNESSKDSAKETSSGRAGSQEISLKGSDTVLPLAQAEAEEFMNENPGKSVTVTGGGSGVGITALIDGEVDIATASREMRNEEVEYARVNGINPVEHAIAYDGISVIVNPQNPVSELTFGQLRGIYNGSVTNWKEVGGEDRPIVAISRDSSSGTYEYFKEEVLLGDEFRPDALTQPATGVIIGEVSQNPNAVGYIGVAYLDKSVKGLNLDGGNGSVPPTPENIISGAYPLSRPLYFYTNGEPSGLTKEFIDFVMSEKGQNLISEVGYFPINR
- a CDS encoding S-layer protein domain-containing protein, whose product is MDNSNNKFKKFINFYIIFFISIALVAIDPAKSAIDQRGPLINISAGEYVILNGENCPGFYYSTSTGTYYESLELYFSEDGLIETGNATYTSKVISGSTGFFGKKYKVFEDGLITENLVSYGSRDLQQGNDYDLGNGYRLVLLGINDESALLELQKDFLPVTSKSVDEGSKFNFTATINGNKYVILEGTLDRVFNSKDPVVSLVSVNQYSTAPIEIKVGDQYGNFEVTEVTDDKIELKNRVPIRMNPGDYVTILENLIDFRVADNVYKACSYNMTKDVINSYKIKGASLTVNRSDSSPDSCVWTADSFGMLYYDLENDFSTERLELNLDDEIDWIPEGGLVYESSPVRVPYKNPEMKDYGENAYNGGYSVLGWDGEKYAYLGDNQGIVNILMDDDNDRRLYSGEEWDLGEGYTLRVDDIKSDRVYLTVLRNNVAVYSSIISPGNSADIGTHTLLYRKNVNGVEIPLFSVYVDNVLEGSGNSCVSLKYPLHFSESPLEINVGETFGSLTVVETYPNIRLENKNTLNFGSDLKVTEEIHLGSFEKTTGGKLSVTFFPFMNKVEKVDSVLPTTTQRSIPVMSLEEYLIGN
- a CDS encoding putative cobaltochelatase, with product MRNHNFTVYPFTAIVGQEKMKKALILNAINPKVGGVLIRGEKGTAKSTAVRALANLLPEIEVVQGCKFHCNPHDISTMCEECLEKVKSRTLNISFEKMKVIDLPVSATEDRVVGTLDIEHAIKKGEKRFEPGVLAYAHRGILYVDEINLLDDHLVDVLLDSAAMGVNTIEREGISYSHPASFVLVGTMNPEEGELRPQLLDRFGLCVDIKGIRDVAQRVELIKYRLSYEADPETFAASWQAAESELRVQILLAQKLLSDVKISDSMLELVSQICVDMGVDGHRADITMMKTSITLAAFNGRTEVLEEDVKEAAELVLPHRMRRKPFDNPSEKQDKLNESIEKQREKQKKNEQKKKEHKEHSEKAHTQPEEQKSDSTQDVAGEQPDASSETIFATGESYQIKQLSPDFRRNKRKGSGRRSKTLTKSKQGKYIKSKIPKGKTTDLAFDATLRAAAPYQFTRGKNGNSIIIHDSDFRKKVREKKIGNLVLFVVDASGSMGAQQRMVASKGAVLSMLMDAYQKRDKVGLIAFKGAGAELILPPTSSVEIAQKYLEKLPTGGKTPLPHGLMKGYETIKAELRRDPDTCPFMVLISDGKANVSMYGEPPLQETKKIASMFREECIQSAVIDTESSMIKFGLAREISNSLGARYLALEDLKTDSIVEAVRASAPFEFSFPSGSFSI